The following are encoded together in the Xanthomonas vesicatoria ATCC 35937 genome:
- the pip gene encoding prolyl aminopeptidase, with protein sequence MRTLYSEITPYEQGSLKVDDRHTLYFEQCGNPQGKPVVMLHGGPGGGCNAKMRRFHDPAKYRIVLFDQRGSGRSTPHADLTDNTTWDLVADIERLRTHLGIDRWQVFGGSWGSTLALAYAQTHPQQVTELVLRGIFLLRRFELDWFYQEGASRLFPDAWEHYINAIPADERGDLIAAFHRRLTSDDEATRLAAAKAWSVWEGATSFLHVDEDFVTGHEDAHFALAFARIENHYFVNQGFFEVEGQLLRDAHRIADIPGVIVHGRYDVVCPLQSAWDLHKAWPKAQLQISPASGHSAFEPENVDALVRATDGFA encoded by the coding sequence ATGCGCACCCTCTATTCCGAGATCACGCCCTACGAGCAGGGCAGCCTGAAGGTCGACGACCGCCACACGCTGTACTTCGAACAGTGCGGCAACCCGCAGGGCAAGCCGGTGGTGATGCTGCACGGCGGCCCAGGCGGCGGCTGTAACGCCAAGATGCGGCGTTTCCACGATCCGGCCAAGTACCGCATCGTGTTGTTCGACCAGCGCGGCTCCGGCCGGTCCACCCCGCATGCCGATCTCACCGATAACACCACCTGGGACCTGGTGGCCGACATCGAACGCCTGCGCACCCATCTGGGGATCGACCGCTGGCAGGTATTCGGCGGCAGCTGGGGCTCGACGCTGGCGCTGGCCTACGCGCAAACCCATCCGCAGCAGGTCACCGAGCTGGTGCTGCGCGGCATCTTCCTGCTGCGCCGTTTCGAGTTGGACTGGTTCTATCAGGAAGGCGCCAGCCGGCTGTTCCCGGATGCGTGGGAGCACTACATCAACGCGATTCCGGCCGACGAGCGCGGCGACCTGATCGCTGCCTTCCATCGCCGCCTGACCAGCGACGACGAGGCCACGCGGCTGGCCGCCGCCAAGGCCTGGAGCGTGTGGGAAGGCGCCACCAGCTTCCTGCATGTGGACGAAGACTTCGTCACCGGGCATGAGGACGCGCACTTCGCGTTGGCCTTCGCCCGCATCGAGAACCACTACTTCGTCAACCAGGGCTTCTTCGAGGTGGAAGGCCAGCTGTTGCGCGATGCGCACCGCATTGCCGATATCCCCGGGGTGATCGTGCACGGCCGTTACGATGTGGTCTGCCCGTTGCAAAGCGCCTGGGATCTGCACAAGGCGTGGCCAAAGGCGCAGCTGCAGATCAGCCCGGCGTCGGGGCATTCGGCGTTCGAGCCGGAAAATGTCGATGCGCTGGTGCGCGCGACCGACGGGTTTGCCTGA
- a CDS encoding N-formylglutamate amidohydrolase: protein MARRVVDAAAVPLLGTEDPPAFTVRNAQAASPWLLIADHAGRRVPARLANLGLPQHELDRHIGWDIGIAQVTRLLADALDAFAIAQTYSRLVIDCNRPEGAASRMPEISDGTSIPGNLALSPADRQQRIDAIFAPYHARIAAELDARAQRAQPTLLVSMHSFTPVMAGQARPWHAGVLYHRDTRLAHRLLDALRAEPTLVVGDNQPYAVSDATDYAIPVYGEGRGLLHVELEIRQDLISDAAGQQAWADRLARILPPLAEALLPR from the coding sequence ATGGCACGCCGCGTGGTTGATGCCGCTGCCGTTCCATTGCTTGGCACAGAGGATCCGCCTGCGTTCACCGTACGCAACGCGCAGGCGGCATCGCCGTGGTTGTTGATCGCCGATCACGCCGGCCGGCGCGTGCCTGCACGGCTGGCCAATCTGGGCCTGCCGCAGCATGAGCTGGACCGCCATATCGGCTGGGATATCGGCATTGCGCAGGTCACGCGCTTGCTGGCCGACGCGCTGGATGCCTTCGCTATCGCCCAGACCTATTCGCGGCTGGTGATCGACTGCAACCGGCCCGAGGGCGCGGCCAGCCGGATGCCGGAGATCAGCGACGGCACCTCCATTCCCGGCAACCTGGCGTTGAGCCCCGCCGATCGCCAACAGCGTATCGATGCGATCTTCGCGCCGTACCACGCACGCATTGCGGCCGAACTGGATGCACGCGCGCAGCGCGCCCAACCGACGCTGCTGGTGTCCATGCACAGCTTTACCCCGGTGATGGCTGGCCAGGCGCGTCCCTGGCATGCCGGCGTGCTGTACCACCGCGACACCCGGCTGGCGCATCGCTTACTGGATGCCTTGCGTGCGGAGCCGACGTTGGTGGTGGGCGACAACCAGCCGTATGCGGTGAGCGACGCCACCGATTACGCCATCCCGGTGTATGGCGAAGGCCGCGGCCTGCTGCATGTGGAACTGGAAATCCGCCAGGACCTGATCAGCGACGCCGCCGGGCAACAGGCATGGGCAGACCGATTGGCGCGCATCCTGCCGCCGCTGGCCGAGGCACTGCTGCCGCGCTGA
- a CDS encoding NUDIX hydrolase, with protein MNRHDTPPTVVYEGKYQRMVVRGTWEYSERVHAGGLAAIIVAVTPDDAMLFVEQFRVPLQARTIEMPAGLVGDVHADESIELSAIRELEEETGWTAEHAEVLMIGPTSAGASSEKIAFVRATGLRKVGAGGGDASEDITVHEIPRAQVGAWLVQKMAEGYQMDPKLWAGLYLVDHALDGTPRG; from the coding sequence ATGAACCGACACGACACCCCGCCCACCGTGGTCTACGAAGGCAAGTACCAGCGCATGGTCGTGCGCGGCACCTGGGAGTATTCCGAACGCGTGCACGCCGGCGGCCTGGCCGCGATCATCGTGGCGGTGACGCCGGACGATGCGATGCTGTTCGTCGAACAGTTCCGCGTGCCGCTGCAGGCGCGCACCATCGAAATGCCGGCCGGACTGGTCGGCGATGTACACGCCGATGAATCGATCGAACTGTCGGCGATCCGCGAACTGGAAGAAGAAACCGGCTGGACTGCCGAGCATGCCGAAGTGCTGATGATCGGCCCCACCTCGGCCGGTGCCAGCAGCGAAAAGATCGCCTTCGTGCGCGCCACCGGGCTGCGCAAGGTCGGCGCAGGCGGCGGCGATGCCAGCGAGGACATCACCGTGCACGAAATCCCGCGCGCGCAGGTCGGCGCCTGGCTGGTGCAGAAGATGGCCGAGGGCTATCAGATGGATCCCAAGTTGTGGGCCGGGTTGTACCTGGTCGATCACGCACTGGATGGCACGCCGCGTGGTTGA
- a CDS encoding 5'-3' exonuclease produces the protein MSTLPGAIAAALPGGPRPEPLYLIDASLYVFRAWHSIPDEFQDAQGWPTNAVHGFARFLLDLLERERPQHITIAFDEALDSCFRHAIYPAYKGNREPAPDALRRQFAHCKALCAALGLSVLAHREYEADDLIGSALHSMRAHGMRGVIVSADKDLSQLLFDHDEQWDYARNLRWGMDGVKARHGVHAHQIADYLALCGDAIDNIPGVTGIGAKSAAVLLAHFGSLDALLERIDEIPFLRLRGAAQMAVRLREQRDHALLWRQLTTIALDAPLGLTDAGFTRAQADADMLIGLCDSLRFGPLTRRRLLAVCDGAALPPPPASLSQGTSP, from the coding sequence GTGAGCACGCTGCCGGGTGCCATTGCCGCGGCGCTGCCGGGCGGTCCGCGCCCGGAGCCGCTGTATCTGATCGACGCCAGCCTGTACGTGTTCCGTGCCTGGCATTCGATCCCGGACGAGTTTCAGGACGCGCAAGGCTGGCCGACCAACGCGGTGCACGGCTTTGCGCGGTTTCTGCTGGACCTGCTGGAACGCGAGCGCCCGCAGCACATCACCATCGCCTTCGACGAAGCGCTGGACAGCTGTTTTCGGCATGCAATCTACCCTGCCTACAAGGGCAACCGCGAGCCGGCACCGGATGCATTGCGGCGCCAGTTTGCGCATTGCAAGGCGCTGTGCGCGGCACTGGGCCTGAGCGTGCTGGCCCACCGCGAGTACGAGGCCGACGACCTGATCGGCAGCGCCTTGCACAGCATGCGTGCGCACGGCATGCGCGGGGTGATCGTGTCGGCCGACAAGGATCTGTCGCAGTTGTTGTTCGACCACGACGAACAGTGGGATTACGCGCGCAACCTGCGTTGGGGCATGGATGGGGTCAAGGCGCGCCATGGCGTGCACGCCCATCAGATTGCCGACTACCTGGCGCTGTGCGGCGATGCGATCGACAACATTCCCGGCGTCACCGGCATCGGCGCCAAATCCGCGGCCGTGCTGCTGGCGCATTTCGGCAGCCTGGATGCGCTGCTGGAGCGTATCGACGAGATCCCGTTCCTGCGCTTGCGCGGCGCCGCGCAAATGGCCGTGCGGCTACGCGAACAACGCGACCACGCGCTGCTGTGGCGCCAGCTCACCACGATTGCACTCGACGCACCGCTTGGCTTGACCGATGCCGGTTTCACGCGCGCGCAGGCCGATGCGGACATGCTGATCGGCCTGTGCGACAGCCTGCGCTTCGGGCCGCTCACGCGCCGACGCCTGCTGGCCGTGTGCGACGGCGCCGCGCTGCCCCCACCTCCCGCTTCCCTGTCTCAAGGCACGTCCCCATGA